In Amycolatopsis methanolica 239, a single genomic region encodes these proteins:
- a CDS encoding helix-turn-helix transcriptional regulator encodes MDPVTDLVALREVVDGPLHEIARRLSRFLAERWPHTALVVFTRECTGRPRKVAGATEMINKVTIGELEELKAAVEPGRPVSTTASIAGAPRTVWVVRDPAGTLLVLVPRAARRRLPEPELLAAIFGLVVTSISQQVAQASPDYLAESRAASSERERTIAELAAAHEAALVAILTTLRSAGLDDRRARLSAADSASAALLALRSARKSDQALSEEAAPEAFARLREDIRQMLRHHEAPIEFVAPSGGSVPGEIAHAARAMTRTAVLAFTAQPGLARLRIAWSSDGASLVVDVRDQGSGELDVDGLRRGLQGRARTLGAALDIDAAPGWGSRVTISLPLDAPQPSGETRLTNLNRREREVLALLAQGKRNKAIAAELGVTESTVKFHVTRVLQKLEVSSRGEAAALALGAGLGVAHA; translated from the coding sequence ATGGATCCGGTGACCGACCTGGTGGCTCTGCGAGAGGTCGTGGACGGGCCGCTGCACGAGATCGCCCGCCGCCTTTCGCGGTTCCTGGCCGAGCGGTGGCCGCACACCGCGCTCGTGGTGTTCACCCGCGAGTGCACCGGGCGGCCGCGCAAGGTCGCCGGGGCCACGGAGATGATCAACAAGGTCACGATCGGCGAGCTGGAGGAGTTGAAGGCCGCGGTCGAGCCCGGCCGTCCGGTGAGCACGACCGCGTCGATCGCGGGCGCGCCGCGGACCGTGTGGGTGGTGCGCGACCCGGCCGGCACCCTGCTGGTGCTGGTCCCCCGCGCGGCGCGGCGGCGGCTGCCCGAGCCGGAGCTGCTGGCCGCGATCTTCGGCCTGGTGGTGACCTCGATCAGCCAGCAGGTCGCCCAGGCCAGCCCCGACTACCTCGCCGAGTCGCGTGCCGCGTCGAGCGAACGGGAGCGGACGATCGCCGAGCTGGCGGCCGCGCACGAGGCGGCGCTGGTGGCGATCCTGACCACGCTACGGTCCGCCGGCCTGGACGACCGCCGGGCCCGGCTTTCGGCAGCGGACTCGGCGTCGGCGGCGCTGCTCGCGCTGCGGTCGGCGCGGAAGTCGGACCAGGCGCTGTCCGAGGAGGCGGCGCCGGAGGCGTTCGCCCGGCTGCGCGAGGATATCCGGCAGATGCTGCGCCACCACGAAGCGCCGATCGAGTTCGTCGCCCCGTCGGGCGGTTCCGTGCCGGGCGAGATCGCGCACGCCGCACGGGCGATGACGCGGACGGCCGTGCTGGCGTTCACCGCCCAGCCGGGCCTGGCGCGCCTGCGGATCGCGTGGTCGAGCGACGGCGCGAGCCTGGTGGTCGACGTGCGGGACCAGGGGTCCGGCGAACTGGATGTGGACGGGCTGCGCCGTGGCCTGCAGGGCCGGGCGCGCACCCTGGGCGCCGCGCTGGACATCGACGCCGCGCCGGGCTGGGGCAGCCGGGTGACGATCTCGCTGCCGCTGGACGCGCCGCAGCCGTCCGGCGAAACGCGGCTGACGAACCTCAACCGCCGCGAGCGGGAGGTGCTGGCGCTGCTCGCGCAGGGCAAGCGCAACAAGGCGATCGCGGCGGAGCTGGGCGTCACCGAGAGCACCGTGAAGTTCCACGTCACCAGGGTGCTGCAGAAGCTGGAAGTGAGCTCCCGCGGCGAGGCGGCGGCGCTGGCACTGGGCGCGGGCCTCGGCGTGGCGCACGCCTGA
- a CDS encoding beta family protein, protein MWNEVVATGAGDLRFGDYGAVHPIAGPGFRSKHVAVKYSCPAGWVYSRDRLTEDEHSGADSSPAHTLRRTCRRLVTSQHFAGPRFSWGDREVAAAADGRGNGLGRRSKPVTIATSHHLAYLAARYR, encoded by the coding sequence CTGTGGAACGAGGTCGTGGCCACGGGGGCGGGCGATCTCCGGTTCGGAGATTACGGCGCCGTGCACCCCATCGCCGGCCCTGGGTTCAGGAGCAAGCACGTGGCCGTGAAGTACTCCTGTCCGGCGGGGTGGGTCTACAGCCGGGACCGCCTGACCGAGGACGAACACTCCGGTGCGGACAGCAGCCCGGCGCACACCCTGCGCCGGACCTGCCGCCGTCTGGTGACGAGCCAGCACTTCGCGGGACCGCGGTTCTCCTGGGGCGACCGGGAAGTGGCCGCGGCCGCAGACGGCCGCGGGAACGGGCTGGGCCGCAGGAGCAAACCGGTCACCATCGCGACCTCGCACCACCTCGCCTACCTGGCGGCACGCTATCGCTGA
- a CDS encoding SRPBCC family protein, giving the protein MSGKTTAAVDIARSPQEVFGFLADATHLPDWQPDVRTAAFDGPGPVTVGTRGHEVRHVMGADRTITWEVTAYEPGRRYGVRGVDGPVRANVDVTFTPQGQGTHVEYGIAFEGHGVGRFIAPLARRNARKEVPATLGLLKQHLEAQPHG; this is encoded by the coding sequence ATGTCCGGGAAGACCACCGCCGCGGTGGACATCGCGCGCAGCCCGCAGGAGGTGTTCGGCTTCCTCGCCGACGCCACCCACCTGCCCGACTGGCAGCCCGACGTCCGCACCGCCGCCTTCGACGGCCCGGGTCCGGTCACCGTCGGGACCCGCGGGCACGAGGTCCGCCACGTGATGGGCGCCGACCGGACCATCACGTGGGAGGTGACGGCCTACGAGCCGGGCCGGCGGTACGGGGTCCGCGGCGTGGACGGGCCGGTCCGGGCGAACGTGGACGTCACGTTCACCCCGCAGGGCCAGGGCACCCACGTCGAGTACGGCATCGCCTTCGAGGGGCACGGCGTGGGCAGGTTCATCGCTCCCCTGGCGCGGCGCAACGCGCGCAAGGAAGTGCCCGCCACGCTCGGCCTGCTGAAGCAGCACCTCGAAGCGCAGCCTCACGGCTGA
- a CDS encoding YbaB/EbfC family nucleoid-associated protein, whose amino-acid sequence MTPEIPPPLAELGRRLDHHRATAAHGNVAAEVDGHGNLTGLRLAAGTLRRVHPDVLGREIVFAVAAARAAAAEHRRQAMSAVLPGMAT is encoded by the coding sequence GTGACGCCGGAGATCCCGCCGCCGCTGGCCGAACTCGGCCGCCGGCTCGACCACCACCGCGCCACCGCCGCGCACGGGAACGTGGCGGCCGAAGTGGACGGACACGGCAACCTGACCGGCCTGCGGCTGGCCGCGGGCACCCTGCGGCGGGTGCACCCGGACGTCCTGGGCCGCGAGATCGTGTTCGCGGTCGCGGCCGCCCGTGCCGCTGCCGCCGAGCACCGGCGGCAGGCGATGTCCGCCGTGCTGCCGGGGATGGCGACGTGA
- a CDS encoding Vps62-related protein codes for MRALLGVALLAMTLLTACQDHDPGPKEQTAPTPARADEPTALQFAPRVWLAGDERFTPMDTTAYIRQSVLRYEHDDCADGEPVADPVEPGSLRGTVYKHQKDADPAVPSPGKPLFPCARHSGEEVTPDSDGGFYLDAHDDVQPDDAPPPMYWEHHRADDERSAYVYWFFYGRNELRPAGTPVGNTHEGDWERVAVQLRNGEPVAVTFFGHGAEPCSVPWTDLDHDDGHPVVYSAKGSHASYPSKGWHVSGATFDWTSQGNLWHAQPRALDGEPWYGYRGAWGAQSLVPGFSGPAGPYPGRQLADLSTDRRCAMPARLPDGFAGTWETRDPVEQSPATRPYHMRVVLGGDSNPVEYRTTWTGPDPDLACRGILRLVDATTQWLQLRETILDKDAGNCVTEGTVTLHRDGESLKMTYSGGGVTGEATLYRKQEGQPPSGSSAPPTSSAPSASDGIRRYEEFLHAVGREDLAVVCEIAGPAAKQAEDQGFGPCEQTFPITFQMFSPAQKRALRTATVDRARVTETAGRIEIPAGAVRADTPFADSDLGDAVLEYRGGQWYVVD; via the coding sequence ATGCGCGCGTTGCTGGGGGTGGCTCTGCTGGCCATGACGTTGCTGACGGCCTGCCAGGACCACGATCCTGGGCCGAAGGAGCAGACCGCGCCCACTCCGGCGCGCGCGGACGAACCCACCGCGCTGCAGTTCGCGCCGCGGGTGTGGCTGGCCGGCGACGAACGGTTCACCCCGATGGACACGACCGCGTACATCCGGCAGTCGGTGCTGCGGTACGAGCACGACGACTGCGCCGACGGCGAACCGGTGGCCGACCCGGTCGAACCCGGCTCGCTCCGCGGCACTGTCTACAAGCACCAGAAGGACGCCGACCCAGCTGTGCCGTCCCCGGGCAAGCCGCTGTTCCCCTGCGCCCGCCACTCGGGCGAGGAGGTCACGCCGGACTCGGACGGCGGGTTCTACCTGGACGCGCACGACGACGTCCAGCCCGACGACGCTCCCCCGCCGATGTACTGGGAGCACCACCGCGCCGACGACGAGCGCTCCGCGTACGTGTACTGGTTCTTCTACGGCCGCAACGAACTTCGCCCTGCCGGCACCCCCGTGGGCAACACGCACGAGGGCGACTGGGAGCGGGTCGCCGTCCAGCTGCGGAACGGCGAGCCGGTCGCGGTGACCTTCTTCGGCCACGGCGCCGAGCCATGTTCGGTGCCGTGGACGGACCTGGACCACGACGACGGTCACCCGGTCGTGTACTCGGCCAAGGGGTCGCACGCGTCGTACCCGTCGAAGGGCTGGCACGTCTCCGGCGCCACCTTCGACTGGACCTCGCAGGGAAACCTGTGGCACGCGCAACCCCGCGCGCTCGACGGCGAGCCGTGGTACGGCTACCGCGGCGCGTGGGGCGCGCAGTCGCTCGTGCCCGGCTTCTCCGGCCCAGCCGGCCCCTACCCGGGACGGCAACTCGCCGACTTGTCCACCGACCGCCGCTGCGCCATGCCCGCCCGGCTGCCGGACGGGTTCGCCGGGACCTGGGAGACCCGCGACCCGGTCGAGCAGTCCCCGGCGACCCGGCCCTACCACATGCGGGTGGTCCTCGGCGGCGACAGCAACCCGGTCGAGTACCGCACGACCTGGACCGGTCCCGATCCGGACCTGGCCTGCCGCGGCATCCTCCGGCTGGTCGACGCGACCACCCAGTGGCTGCAGCTGCGCGAGACGATCCTGGACAAGGACGCGGGCAACTGCGTCACCGAGGGCACGGTGACGCTCCACCGGGACGGCGAGTCGCTGAAGATGACCTACTCCGGCGGCGGCGTGACGGGAGAGGCCACGCTGTACCGCAAGCAGGAGGGCCAGCCCCCGTCCGGGTCCTCGGCACCGCCGACGTCGTCGGCGCCGTCGGCGTCCGACGGCATCCGGCGTTACGAGGAGTTCCTGCACGCGGTGGGCCGTGAGGACCTCGCGGTGGTCTGCGAGATCGCCGGCCCGGCCGCGAAGCAGGCGGAGGACCAGGGTTTCGGGCCGTGCGAGCAGACCTTCCCGATCACGTTCCAGATGTTCTCGCCGGCGCAGAAGCGGGCCCTGCGTACCGCGACGGTCGACCGGGCCCGGGTCACCGAAACCGCGGGGCGGATCGAGATCCCGGCCGGCGCGGTGCGGGCGGACACCCCGTTCGCGGACAGCGACCTCGGCGACGCGGTCCTCGAATACCGCGGCGGCCAGTGGTACGTCGTCGACTGA
- a CDS encoding antibiotic biosynthesis monooxygenase — MFARSTTVQAHQDTIDAGIAHIRDEVMPELMEMPGCVGLSMLVDRESGRCIATSSWESREAMRDSADRVRPLRDHAAEVMGGNRAQVDEWEIAVLHRTRPAPEGACCRVTWTRFDQLERAVDTYRMGLLPELERLDGFCSASLMIDRDAGLAVSSVTYDNHANMASTRNRADALRSRGAEEAGVEILEVAEFDLALAHLRVPEMA, encoded by the coding sequence GTGTTCGCGCGTTCCACCACGGTGCAAGCTCACCAGGACACCATCGACGCCGGGATCGCCCACATCCGCGACGAGGTCATGCCGGAGCTGATGGAGATGCCCGGCTGTGTCGGACTGTCGATGCTCGTCGACCGCGAATCCGGGCGCTGCATCGCCACCAGCTCGTGGGAGTCGAGGGAGGCGATGCGGGACAGCGCGGACCGGGTACGCCCGCTGCGCGACCACGCGGCGGAGGTGATGGGCGGCAACCGCGCCCAGGTCGACGAGTGGGAGATCGCGGTGCTGCACCGCACGCGGCCCGCTCCCGAAGGCGCCTGCTGCCGCGTCACCTGGACCCGTTTCGACCAGCTCGAGCGCGCGGTCGACACCTACCGCATGGGCTTGCTACCCGAGCTGGAACGCCTCGACGGGTTCTGCAGCGCCAGCCTGATGATCGACCGCGACGCCGGTCTCGCCGTGTCCTCGGTGACCTACGACAACCACGCGAACATGGCGAGCACCCGCAACCGCGCCGACGCCCTCCGTTCGCGCGGCGCGGAGGAGGCCGGCGTGGAGATCCTGGAGGTGGCCGAGTTCGACCTCGCGCTGGCGCACCTGCGGGTCCCCGAGATGGCCTGA
- a CDS encoding universal stress protein, with the protein MAVLVAVTDSDEGTPALDTAVAEARRRRTGLLAANLRLAPLDTSHVPDDVETTVLEREPDVEVGQHVLGLLDRHRDEVDLLVIGMKRRSPVGKLVLGSLAQFLLLNADVPVLAVKTPG; encoded by the coding sequence ATGGCGGTGCTGGTCGCGGTGACCGATTCGGACGAGGGCACGCCGGCGCTGGACACCGCGGTCGCCGAGGCGCGCCGCCGCCGGACCGGGCTGCTGGCCGCCAACCTGCGCCTGGCGCCGCTGGACACCTCGCACGTGCCTGACGACGTCGAGACGACCGTGCTCGAACGGGAGCCGGACGTCGAAGTGGGGCAACACGTGCTCGGCCTGCTGGACCGCCACCGCGACGAGGTGGACCTGCTGGTGATCGGCATGAAGCGGCGCAGCCCGGTGGGCAAGCTCGTGCTGGGCAGCCTCGCCCAGTTCCTGCTGCTCAATGCCGACGTGCCGGTGCTGGCCGTGAAGACGCCCGGGTGA
- a CDS encoding sugar porter family MFS transporter: protein MSHIKDDAPSGQTLPEDRKGPHTRRLRLVTVIATFGGLLFGYDTGVINGALPYMQADLGLTALTEGLVTSSLLLGAALGAVLGGRLSDRRGRRRTILALAVIFLAGTLGCTLAPDTTVMVISRFVLGLAVGGASVTVPTYLAEVSPAERRGRLVTQNELMIVTGQLLAFTFNAIIGNAFGESGGVWRWMLVLATLPAVVLWFGMLVMPESPRWLAARERFGDALSVLKEVRSARRAEAELAEVRQLALEDRQAKTGGWSDLATPWIRRLVLTGAGIAIVQQITGVNSIMYYGTQILTDAGFSANGALTANIANGVISVLATFVGIWLLGRVNRRSMLIAGQIGTTSALLLIGLFSLLLPEGTGRAFVVLTLTVTFLAFQQGSISPVTWLMLSEIFPLKLRGFGFGLSALVLWLTNFAVGLLFPLLVEAIHISGTFFLFAALGVGAITFVARFVPETRGRSLETLEKELRTRYTGQVTA from the coding sequence ATGTCACACATCAAAGACGACGCACCATCCGGGCAGACCCTCCCCGAGGACCGGAAGGGGCCGCACACGCGGCGGCTCCGCCTGGTCACCGTGATCGCCACCTTCGGGGGGCTGCTGTTCGGCTACGACACGGGCGTGATCAACGGCGCCCTGCCCTACATGCAGGCCGACCTCGGGCTCACCGCCCTGACCGAGGGGCTGGTGACGAGTTCACTGCTGCTGGGCGCGGCGCTCGGCGCGGTGCTCGGCGGGCGGTTGTCCGACCGCCGCGGACGCCGCCGCACCATCCTGGCCCTGGCGGTGATCTTCCTCGCCGGCACCCTGGGCTGCACGCTCGCGCCGGACACCACGGTCATGGTGATCTCGCGGTTCGTGCTCGGCCTTGCCGTCGGCGGGGCTTCGGTGACCGTACCGACCTACCTCGCCGAGGTCTCGCCCGCCGAACGGCGCGGGCGCCTGGTGACCCAGAACGAACTGATGATCGTCACCGGTCAGCTGCTCGCGTTCACCTTCAACGCGATCATCGGCAACGCCTTCGGCGAGAGCGGCGGCGTGTGGCGGTGGATGCTGGTGCTGGCCACGCTGCCCGCGGTGGTGCTGTGGTTCGGGATGCTGGTCATGCCGGAGAGCCCCCGGTGGCTGGCTGCCCGGGAGCGGTTCGGCGACGCGCTGTCCGTGCTCAAGGAGGTCCGCTCGGCTCGGCGCGCGGAGGCCGAGCTTGCCGAGGTGCGGCAGCTCGCGCTTGAGGACCGGCAGGCCAAGACCGGCGGCTGGTCGGACCTGGCGACCCCGTGGATCCGGCGGCTCGTGCTGACCGGGGCCGGCATCGCGATCGTCCAGCAGATCACCGGCGTCAACTCGATCATGTATTACGGCACGCAGATTCTCACCGACGCCGGGTTCTCCGCGAACGGCGCACTGACCGCGAACATCGCCAACGGCGTGATCTCGGTGCTGGCCACGTTCGTCGGGATCTGGCTGCTGGGACGGGTCAACCGCAGGTCGATGCTGATCGCCGGGCAGATCGGCACCACCTCGGCGCTGCTGCTGATCGGGCTGTTCTCGCTCCTGCTGCCGGAAGGGACCGGGCGCGCGTTCGTCGTGCTGACCCTGACGGTGACGTTCCTGGCTTTCCAGCAGGGGTCGATCTCGCCGGTGACGTGGCTGATGCTGTCCGAGATCTTCCCGCTCAAGTTGCGCGGGTTCGGGTTCGGGCTGTCCGCGCTGGTGCTGTGGCTGACCAACTTCGCGGTCGGGCTGCTGTTCCCGCTGCTGGTGGAGGCCATCCACATCTCGGGCACGTTCTTCCTGTTCGCCGCGCTCGGCGTCGGGGCGATCACGTTCGTGGCGAGGTTCGTGCCGGAGACCCGCGGCCGGTCGCTCGAGACGCTGGAGAAGGAACTGCGCACCCGCTACACCGGTCAGGTGACGGCCTGA
- a CDS encoding sugar phosphate isomerase/epimerase family protein, producing MKIALDPYMLRHLPMREMVRTVADIGYDHIELSPRADFMPFFLHPRADDDKVAELKGVLAETGVRLASVLPLYKWSSPDEAERQAAVRYWTRMIEVTAELGCPLMNSEFNGRPEKAAESEAAFWRSMEELLPVFEREGIALNLEAHPDDFCELNDPAVDLVRAINKPWVNYLYCAPHTFHLSDGAGDIAGMLRYAGDKLQHVHIADTFNHKGSSGLRYILNPPGTPARIHQHLDIGQGEVDWDAFFGTLRELGFDGVATVCVFAWEERAVASSTFMLERVTKELAA from the coding sequence GTGAAGATCGCACTCGACCCCTACATGCTGCGTCACCTGCCGATGCGCGAGATGGTCCGCACGGTCGCCGACATCGGCTACGACCACATCGAACTGTCCCCGCGCGCGGACTTCATGCCGTTCTTCCTGCACCCGCGCGCCGACGACGACAAGGTCGCCGAGCTGAAGGGCGTGCTGGCCGAGACCGGTGTCCGGCTGGCCAGCGTGCTGCCGCTGTACAAGTGGTCCAGCCCGGACGAGGCCGAGCGCCAGGCCGCGGTCCGCTACTGGACGCGGATGATCGAGGTGACCGCCGAGCTGGGCTGCCCGCTGATGAACTCCGAGTTCAACGGCCGCCCGGAGAAGGCCGCGGAGAGCGAGGCCGCGTTCTGGCGGTCCATGGAGGAGCTGCTGCCGGTCTTCGAACGCGAAGGCATCGCCCTCAACCTCGAAGCGCACCCGGACGACTTCTGCGAGCTGAACGACCCCGCGGTGGACCTGGTGCGCGCCATCAACAAGCCGTGGGTGAACTACCTGTACTGCGCCCCGCACACGTTCCACCTCTCCGACGGCGCGGGCGACATCGCCGGGATGCTGCGCTACGCGGGCGACAAGCTGCAGCACGTGCACATCGCGGACACCTTCAACCACAAGGGGTCCTCCGGTCTGCGCTACATCCTCAACCCGCCGGGGACCCCGGCGCGGATCCACCAGCACCTGGACATCGGCCAGGGCGAGGTCGACTGGGACGCGTTCTTCGGCACGCTCCGCGAGCTCGGCTTCGACGGGGTCGCGACCGTGTGCGTGTTCGCCTGGGAGGAACGCGCCGTCGCCTCTTCCACTTTCATGCTCGAACGGGTTACCAAGGAACTGGCCGCCTAG
- a CDS encoding Gfo/Idh/MocA family oxidoreductase codes for MTTATTRTVIGNLCLGSAPDSWGVWFPQDEQQVPHTRFLDELVQAGYEWLELGPFGYLPTDPRQLAEELGERGLKVSGGTTFGALHRPDQWDDMLATTRKVAELTAAAGAHHLVYIPPMYRDEKTGAYTESPELTAEQWASFGRRADELGRILLETYDVRLVLHPHADSHIQTQPEIERYLNESDARYANLCLDTGHVAYGGGDAVDLIRRFGERIGYVHIKQMDAAVLDRVRPRGAPAHRGADSRVPELARPVRHPPPRRRARMTVHIGVIGTGMIGQDHIRRLTDVVTGAEVVAVTNVDGARAAEVASGIGARALPTGQDVIADPLVDAVVVTSWGPTHAEYVLAAIEAGKYVFCEKPLATTAEDCLRIIEAEQTFGRRLVQVGFMRRYDAGYRAMKQLLDGGQLGHPLMMHCAHRNPTVPEAYHSAMAVQDTAVHEIDTIRWLLEEEIVSAQVIQPRRTANRFEHLADPQFMLFETASGVRVDLEVFVNCQFGYDIQCETVCEAGTVRLPDPADVIVKTGAVQRTGVLQAWKDRFGAAFDREFVEWVASIDDGRLAGPSAWDGYAAAVITDAGTEALHTQRVVSVRLKDRPDLYGS; via the coding sequence CCCCCGACTCGTGGGGCGTCTGGTTCCCCCAGGACGAGCAGCAGGTCCCGCACACCCGGTTCCTCGACGAGCTCGTCCAGGCCGGGTACGAATGGCTGGAGCTGGGCCCGTTCGGCTACCTGCCCACCGACCCGCGGCAGCTGGCCGAGGAGCTGGGGGAGCGCGGCCTGAAGGTGTCCGGCGGCACCACGTTCGGCGCGCTGCACCGGCCCGACCAGTGGGACGACATGCTCGCGACCACCCGCAAGGTCGCCGAGCTGACCGCCGCCGCCGGCGCCCACCACCTCGTCTACATCCCGCCGATGTACCGCGACGAGAAGACCGGCGCGTACACCGAGTCGCCTGAGCTGACCGCCGAGCAGTGGGCCTCCTTCGGCCGGCGTGCCGACGAGCTGGGCCGGATCCTGCTGGAAACCTACGACGTGCGGCTCGTGCTGCACCCGCACGCGGACAGCCACATCCAGACCCAGCCCGAGATCGAGCGCTACCTCAACGAAAGCGACGCCCGCTACGCCAACCTGTGCCTGGACACCGGGCACGTCGCCTACGGCGGCGGCGACGCGGTCGACCTGATCCGCCGCTTCGGCGAGCGCATCGGTTACGTCCACATCAAGCAGATGGACGCGGCTGTCCTCGACCGGGTGCGCCCCCGAGGTGCCCCTGCCCATCGCGGTGCGGACTCGCGAGTACCTGAACTCGCGCGGCCTGTCCGGCACCCGCCGCCCCGGAGGAGAGCTCGCATGACCGTCCACATCGGAGTGATCGGCACCGGCATGATCGGTCAGGACCACATCCGCCGCCTGACCGACGTGGTCACCGGCGCCGAAGTGGTCGCGGTGACCAACGTCGACGGCGCCCGCGCGGCCGAGGTCGCCTCCGGCATCGGCGCCCGCGCCCTGCCCACCGGGCAGGACGTGATCGCCGACCCGCTGGTCGACGCGGTCGTGGTCACCAGCTGGGGCCCGACGCACGCCGAGTACGTGCTGGCCGCGATCGAGGCGGGCAAGTACGTGTTCTGCGAAAAGCCGCTGGCCACCACCGCCGAGGACTGCCTGCGCATCATCGAGGCCGAGCAGACGTTCGGACGGCGGCTGGTGCAGGTCGGTTTCATGCGCCGCTACGACGCCGGCTACCGCGCCATGAAGCAGCTCCTTGACGGCGGGCAGCTGGGCCACCCGCTGATGATGCACTGCGCCCACCGCAACCCCACCGTGCCCGAGGCCTACCACTCGGCGATGGCGGTGCAGGACACCGCGGTGCACGAGATCGACACGATCCGCTGGCTGCTGGAGGAGGAGATCGTCTCCGCCCAGGTGATCCAGCCGCGCCGCACAGCCAACCGGTTCGAGCACCTGGCCGACCCGCAGTTCATGCTGTTCGAAACCGCGAGCGGCGTCCGGGTCGACCTGGAGGTGTTCGTGAACTGCCAGTTCGGCTACGACATCCAGTGCGAGACGGTGTGCGAGGCCGGCACCGTGCGGCTGCCCGACCCGGCGGACGTGATCGTCAAGACCGGCGCCGTGCAGCGCACCGGCGTGCTGCAGGCCTGGAAGGACCGCTTCGGCGCCGCGTTCGACCGGGAGTTCGTCGAGTGGGTCGCCTCCATCGACGACGGCAGGCTCGCCGGCCCCAGCGCCTGGGACGGCTACGCCGCGGCGGTGATCACCGACGCGGGCACCGAGGCGCTGCACACGCAGCGCGTGGTGTCCGTGCGGCTCAAGGACCGCCCTGACCTCTACGGGAGCTGA